The genomic DNA TCGGGCGACGGGCGCTTGCCGGCGGCGTAGTTCTCGATCTGCCGCTTGAAGTAGGCCGGGTCGAGCCCGGAGATGATCGGCATCATGTTGGAGCCGCTGTTGCCGTTGGCACCGTGGCAGGCCGCGCACGTGATGACCTTCGCGAAGCCCGGGTCGTCGAGCGGGCCGGCGGCGCAGGCCGCGCCGGGCCCGGCCGCGAGTACGAAAACTGCCGCCGCGAGGGCGGCCGCGAAGCGTGAGGTCGTCATGATCGCCGTCCCCCTCTACGACAGCATGTCGGCCCAGATGCTCTGCCGCCAGCCCTCTGCACGCTGGGCGACGGAGACGCTCTGGGCGGGCGTGAGCTTCTGCTCGATCTGGACCACCTTGCCGTTCTCGATCTTGTAGGAATTCACCACCGCGATGGCTTCGCGGTCGCTGACCCAGCTGTAGCAGGTGTTGCCTGGAGGCATGAGCGGCACGGCTTGCCCGTTGAGCAGGCTCACGATGCTGAGCGCCGCCGCCTTGCCCATGTTGTTGGCGACGTTTCCGGACTTCGGCACGGGCAGTCCGATGGTCGCGTCGCCGACCACGTGGATGTTCTTCTGCTTCACCGACTCGTACGTGACGTGGTCCACCTCGCACCAGCGCTTGTCGGCGCCGACGAGGTCCGCCTGGACGGCAATCGTGCCCGCGCGCTGGGGCGGGATCAGGTTGAGCACGTCGTACTTGACGCGGTCGAACTCGGTGCGGACTTCGCGCGTCGAGGTATCGACGCCGATCACCTTCTGCGAGGCGCGGTAGTCGATGTTCGGGTACGCCTGCCACGCCGCGCGGAAGAGCGCGGTCTTCGACACGATGTTCTGGTTGGCGTCGAGCACGATCACCTTGCTCTTCGGCTTGTGCTGCTTGAGGTACCACGCGACCTGGCAGATGCGCTCGTAGGGGCCCGGCGGGCAGCGGAAGGCGACGGGAGGCACCGTCAGGACGAAGACGCCGCCGTCCGGCATGGACTGGATCTGCGCCGCCAGCTGCACCGTCTGCGGCCCCGCCTTCCACGCGTGGAGCACCGTGTCCTTGGCGGCCGCGAGCCCCTCGATCTGCTCCCACTGGAAGTCGATGCCGGGCGAGACGACGAGACGGTCGTAGGCGAGGTAGCCTTGGCCGATGCGGACCCTCTTGGTGTCGGGCTCGATGGCGGTCGCTGACTCGTGGATGATCTTGACGCCGCGGGCCCGGAGCCCCGCGTAGGAAAGCGTCAGGCTCTCGATGGTCCGCTGCCCGCTCAACACGAGATTGCTGAACGGGCAGGAGACGAACTCGCGGTTGGGCTCGAGCAGCACCACTTCGATCGACGGGTCGGCGATCCGGATGTATCTGGCCGCGGTGGACCCGCCCCAGCCGCCGCCGATCACCACCACCCTGCGACCGCTCTTTGGCGCGATGTCGCCCGTCATGGTACTGGCGCAGCCCGAGAGTCCAAGACCAGCGCCCAAGCCCAACCTGACACCGACACCCACACCCGAGGAGCGGAGGAAATCTCTGCGCGTCAGCCCGCTCATAGACCCCGCCTCCTTCATTGATTGGCTCGTTTATCGACCGGAATACGGAGAAATGTACTAAGCCATTTGCATCATGTCAACAGCGTTTTTGGCTAGAGGCCGAGGGCCTTCCTGACACGGGCGAGGACCTGCGCCTCGTCGCCTTCAAGGTGCACCGGAGCCGGCAGCGCCGGCGGCGAGTTCTTGATCCCCGCGCCCGTGAGCACGATGACGATGCGCGAGCCCGCATCCACCTCGCCGGTCTCCTTCATCTGGCAGAGCGCGGCGAGCGCGGCGGCGGCTTCGGGCGCCGTCCAGATGCCCTCGACGCGCGCCAGGAGCTTCTGCGCCTCCACGATCTCCTGCTCGCTCACGGCGCGCGCGTGGCCGCCCGTATCGCGCATGATCTTGAGCATCTGGCGCCCCGCGAAGGGGCCCGGCACGCGAAGGCCGGGCGCGTCGGTGACGGGGTTCTCCCAGAGCGTCGTCGTCTCGGCCTTGTCGTCCCACGCCTTCACGAGCGGGGCGCACCCTTCGGCCTGGACCGCGACGAAACGGGGCTGAGCGGCCTTGATCCAGCCCATGGCCGCCAGCTCCTCGTAGGCCTTCCAGATCCCGACCAGACCCGTCCCGCCGCCCGTCGGGTACATGAGGAGATCCGGCATCTGCCAGCCGAGCTGCTCGGCCAACTCGAGCCCCATCGTCTTCTTGCCCTCGAGGCGATAGGGCTCCTTCAGCGTGGCCAGATCGAACCAGCCGATCTTGGACGCGATGCCGGCGATCAACTTGCCCGCCGTCGCGATCGAGCCGTCGACCGTGAAGACGTAGGCGCCCGCGATGATCGCCTCCGCGATGGCGGCCTCGGCCGTGCCGCGCGGGACGACCACGACCACCGGGATCCCACCGCGCGCCCCGTAGACCGCCGCGGCGCCGCCCGCGTTGCCCGCCGACGGGATCATCAGCCCCTTGACGCCGAGCGTGCGCGCCTTGGTGAGCGCCATGCCGAGGCCGCGCGCCTTGAACGAGCCCGTCGGGTTCTGGCCTTCGTCTTTCGCCCAAACGTGGCGCAGGCCCAGGTGCGCGCTCAGGCGCGGGAGCGGGATCAACGGCGTGCCGCCCTCGCCGAGAGTGATCGGTTCCTCGCCGTCGTCGAGCGGCGTCAACTCGCGGAAGCGGTACATCCCGGGCGCGCGCCGCAGGAGGTCGTCCTTCGTGACAGCGGCGGCGACCTTGGGCAGGTCGTAGCGCACGGCCAGCATCTGGCCGCAGCCTTGGCAGACGGTGAGGAGGCGGCCGGCCTCGTGGCGCCGGCCGCAGACAGTGCACTCGATGTGGGTGACGAAGGACGGGCTAATGGGCCTTCTCTTTCTCTGCCTTCGCGGCGGCGACGACTTTCTCCGCGAGGTGGGCCGGGACTTCTTCGTAGTGCGAGAAGTCCATGGAGTAGCCGCCGCGCCCGCCGGTCATGGAGCGGAGCGAGGACTCGTACGTCAGCATTTCGGCCATGGGCGCCTGTGCGCGGACGGACACGACTTCGCCGTCGGGCTCCATGCCCACGATGCGCCCGCGGCGGCCGTTCAGGTCACCGATGACGTCGCCCGCGTGGTCGGACGGCGCCGTCACCTCGACGTGCATGATGGGCTCGAGGAGGATCGGGTGCGCCTCCATGAAGCCCTTCTGCAGGCCCATCGAGGCCGCGATCTGGAA from Candidatus Rokuibacteriota bacterium includes the following:
- a CDS encoding FCSD flavin-binding domain-containing protein; its protein translation is MSGLTRRDFLRSSGVGVGVRLGLGAGLGLSGCASTMTGDIAPKSGRRVVVIGGGWGGSTAARYIRIADPSIEVVLLEPNREFVSCPFSNLVLSGQRTIESLTLSYAGLRARGVKIIHESATAIEPDTKRVRIGQGYLAYDRLVVSPGIDFQWEQIEGLAAAKDTVLHAWKAGPQTVQLAAQIQSMPDGGVFVLTVPPVAFRCPPGPYERICQVAWYLKQHKPKSKVIVLDANQNIVSKTALFRAAWQAYPNIDYRASQKVIGVDTSTREVRTEFDRVKYDVLNLIPPQRAGTIAVQADLVGADKRWCEVDHVTYESVKQKNIHVVGDATIGLPVPKSGNVANNMGKAAALSIVSLLNGQAVPLMPPGNTCYSWVSDREAIAVVNSYKIENGKVVQIEQKLTPAQSVSVAQRAEGWRQSIWADMLS
- a CDS encoding threonine synthase gives rise to the protein MSPSFVTHIECTVCGRRHEAGRLLTVCQGCGQMLAVRYDLPKVAAAVTKDDLLRRAPGMYRFRELTPLDDGEEPITLGEGGTPLIPLPRLSAHLGLRHVWAKDEGQNPTGSFKARGLGMALTKARTLGVKGLMIPSAGNAGGAAAVYGARGGIPVVVVVPRGTAEAAIAEAIIAGAYVFTVDGSIATAGKLIAGIASKIGWFDLATLKEPYRLEGKKTMGLELAEQLGWQMPDLLMYPTGGGTGLVGIWKAYEELAAMGWIKAAQPRFVAVQAEGCAPLVKAWDDKAETTTLWENPVTDAPGLRVPGPFAGRQMLKIMRDTGGHARAVSEQEIVEAQKLLARVEGIWTAPEAAAALAALCQMKETGEVDAGSRIVIVLTGAGIKNSPPALPAPVHLEGDEAQVLARVRKALGL